A stretch of the Aspergillus puulaauensis MK2 DNA, chromosome 6, nearly complete sequence genome encodes the following:
- a CDS encoding DnaJ and TPR domain protein (COG:O;~EggNog:ENOG410PHAJ;~InterPro:IPR011990,IPR001623,IPR036869,IPR019734, IPR013026,IPR018253,IPR001440;~PFAM:PF07719,PF00515,PF13176,PF00226,PF13181, PF13432,PF13174,PF14559;~go_function: GO:0005515 - protein binding [Evidence IEA]), producing MVHSKSFFGFSRSSHSPQPQKSSSSKSKSKSSSPSKSHSRSSSSASASAFAPRPRNPHRSSHDPDSHPLNLPPDELRRLSAMAAAAADPRSSMDIDSNDPRLGSPSEPAQTNGEQQPHQQSPTPPPHRSSGNTDEADSCKLAGNKFFKDGNYNRAIEEFTKAIELNSNSSIYRSNRAAANLAAHRYLEALEDAERADELDPGNPKILHRLARTLTSLGRPAEALEALDRIQPPASAADRQIATNMLRFINQAKDTLSENRGVSMVLYCVDQARQLLGRGVKEPRAWTLMTAEAQLKMATGNSFGKAQDIAVNMLRENNQDPDALLIRARAYYGLGETDQALKSLKICLGLDPDMSAAIKLLRMLQKLTRTKEEGNAAFKAKDYRKAIELYTQALNVDQANKDMNAKILQNRAQAYINLKEYDDAVNDCTEALRLDPTYLKAQKMRAKAHGGAGNWQEAVTDYKAVAEANPGEKGIREDIRRAEFELKKAQRKDFYKILGVSKDANETDLKKAYRKLAIKYHPDKNRDGEKGDEMFKEIGEAYETLIDPQKRAAYDNGEDLMDPADMFGGGGFGGMGGMGGMGGMGGMGGMGGMGGMGGTHINIDPSVLFNMMNGGGGGFAHAGGGHPFGGGGGGGQRGFPGGFPF from the exons ATGGTCCATTCGAAGAGTTTCTTCGGTTTCTCTCGCTCGTCTcattctcctcaaccccagaagtcttcgtcctccaagtccaagtccaagtcttcttccccctccaaGTCTCACTctcgttcctcttcctctgcatCCGCCTCTGCCTTTGCGCCGCGGCCCCGTAATCCCCATCGCAGCTCTCACGACCCCGACTCTCACCCGCTCAATCTTCCGCCCGACGAGCTCCGTCGCCTGTCAGCCatggccgccgccgccgctgacCCCCGCAGCTCGATGGACATCGACAGCAATGACCCTCGTCTTGGGAGCCCCTCCGAGCCAGCCCAAACCAACGGGGAGCAACAGCCTCACCAACAAAGCCCGACCCCGCCACCCCATCGCTCCAGCGGTAACACAGACGAAGCCGACTCTTGCAAGTTGGCGGGGAACAAATTTTTCAAGGACGGAAACTACAACAGGGCTATTGAAGAGTTTACCAAAG CCATTGAACTCAATTCCAATTCATCTATCTACCGGTCAAACCGAGCTGCCGCGAACTTGGCCGCCCACCGATACCTAGAAGCCCTTGAAGATGCAGAACGAGCCGACGAGCTGGACCCCGGAAACCCTAAAATTCTGCACCGGTTGGCCCGTACCTTAACCAGTCTAGGTCGCCCTGCTGAAGCGCTTGAAGCGCTTGATCGCATCCAGCCTCCGGCCTCAGCCGCGGACCGACAAATCGCAACAAACATGCTTCGCTTCATCAATCAGGCGAAGGACACCTTGTCTGAGAACCGCGGTGTTTCCATGGTGCTGTACTGCGTTGATCAGGCGCGGCAACTTCTTGGTCGGGGCGTGAAAGAACCCCGTGCCTGGACGCTGATGACGGCAGAGGCCCAACTGAAGATGGCCACAGGAAACTCATTCGGAAAGGCCCAGGATATCGCTGTCAACATGCTCCGAGAAAACAACCAGGACCCTGATGCACTTCTGATTCGCGCGAGGGCCTACTACGGGCTGGGTGAGACGGATCAGGCGCTCAAGTCGCTCAAGATTTGTCTCGGACTGGACCCTGATATGAGTGCCGCGATCAAACTCCTTCGCATGCTGCAGAAGCTCACGCGAACAAAGGAAGAGGGAAATGCTGCTTTCAAGGCCAAGGACTACCGCAAGGCTATTGAGCTCTACACACAGGCGCTCAACGTGGACCAAGCCAACAAGGACATGAATGCCAAGATCCTTCAGAACCGTGCTCAAGCTTATATCAATCTTAAGGAGTACGATGATGCCGTCAACGACTGCACCGAAGCCCTTCGATTAGACCCGACATACCTCAAGGCGCAGAAGATGCGTGCCAAGGCCCACGGCGGCGCTGGTAATTGGCAAGAGGCCGTCACAGACTACAAGGCTGTTGCTGAGGCCAACCCCGGCGAAAAGGGCATTCGGGAGGACATTCGCCGTGCCGAATTTGAACTCAAGAAGGCGCAGCGGAAAGACTTCTACAAGATCCTGGGTGTCTCCAAAGATGCGAATGAGACAGATCTCAAGAAGGCCTACCGTAAGCTTGCCATTAAGTATCACCCAGATAAGAACCGTGACGGCGAAAAGGGCGACGAGATGTTCAAGGAAATTGGCGAGGCTTACGAGACTCTCATTGACCCTCA GAAGCGCGCTGCCTACGATAACGGCGAAGATCTCATGGACCCCGCAGATATGTTCGGCGGTGGCGGTTTCGGCGGTATGGGCGGTATGGGCGGTATGGGTGGAATGGGTGGAATGGGCGGAATGGGCGGCATGGGCGGTATGGGAGGCACCCATATCAACATCGACCCCAGCGTTCTCTTCAACATGATGAatggtggcggtggcggaTTCGCTCATGCTGGCGGCGGCCATCctttcggcggcggcggcggcggaggacaGCGCGGGTTCCCAGGCGGATTCCCGTTCTAA
- a CDS encoding GPI anchored serine-rich protein (COG:S;~EggNog:ENOG410PXNI;~SECRETED:SignalP(1-25)): MRFSAATIALFAGLAVAGDIQTVYSTEDVTITSCAPTVTDCPGNTAQTSAPAEPTGTSPVESSVPVAPEAPSSSSSVAVPPAQPTASSPVVPQQPQQPEQPSGSISVIPVTTCIPTVTYSTISVTPTVAPTTSKPVIPGNPTGVAPTGSASGTASASATPSPPTFTGAANAVSNSFGFAGAAAVAAIFLA, encoded by the exons ATGCGTTTCTCCGCTGCTACCatcgccctcttcgccggcCTTGCCGTTGCTGGTGACATCCAGACCGTCTACTCGACCGAGGATGTTACCATCACCTCGTGCGCTCCCACTGTGACCGACTGCCCTGGCAACACCGCTCAGACTTCGGCCCCTGCTGAGCCCACTGGTACCTCTCCCGTCGAGTCCAGCGTTCCGGTTGCCCCTGAGgcccccagcagcagcagcagcgtcgcTGTGCCCCCTGCTCAGCCTACCGCCAGCTCTCCGGTTGTTCCtcagcagccccagcagcccgaGCAGCCCTCTGGAAGCATCTCCGTCATCCCCGTGACCACCTGCATCCCCACCGTCACCTACTCTACCATCTCCGTCACCCCCACCGTTGCTCCCACCACCTCTAAGCCTGTCATCCCTGGCAACCCCACTGGCGTCGCCCCCACTGGCAGTGCCTCCGGTACCGCCTCGGCTTC TGCCACTCCTTCTCCCCCCACCTTCACTGGTGCTGCCAACGCTGTCTCCAACTCTTTCGGCTTCGCtggtgccgccgccgtcgccgctATCTTCCTGGCATAg